In the Opitutaceae bacterium genome, one interval contains:
- a CDS encoding xanthine dehydrogenase family protein molybdopterin-binding subunit → MAWPKETKFLGKRTTRIDGIAKVTGTAKYSSDVQPEGWLFGMILRSKWPAALIQSIDLDKARKHPGIKAAILIREGSRNIRYYGEELAAVAGVSKQACLDALQLIRVKANSQPFVVNEGVAMAEGAPKVFEGESNVGEATLEQRGDPDAAFAAAHTVVEGFFSTQIQLHHPLETHGTTADFRSDELTSWASTQGIFSVRDGLADALEIPQNKVRVISDFMGGGFGAKFGAGVEGVVAARLSKEAGAPVKLMLTRFDEALAVGNRPSSFQRIRLGSDHEGKLTAFDMDSFGSAGYASGGETAGGGGGAGFPAPYIYPIENVRVKQAGVAINAGSARAFRAPGHPQASFGMESVLDQLAASLGMDPLEIRLRNDPSETRRKEYKLAAEKIDWAGKWHPPGKTPGPIKSGLGCAGATWGGGGGGTKAEAIVNSDGTVEIHCGTQDLGTGTKTLIAVIAAELFGLEPTDIIVRIGDTRFPPSGGSGGSTTAASVSPAIYDLCQNVIAELEKVSGLEDVRGTSWKAACRKIGINPLTVQGQWQKGLSSSGVGGVQMIEVDVDTETGFVHVRKVVCVQDCGLIVNKLTCESQVNGGIIMGLGYALYENRVMDDATGVVLNPNFETYKLPGAADIPDIEIYLIDMPERGVIGVGEPVTIPTASAVANAVANAIGVRVDSLPITPDKVLAALGKVPNRTPELARAASQRLFESFNRISLSPFAQDKVLPV, encoded by the coding sequence ATGGCCTGGCCCAAAGAAACCAAGTTCCTCGGTAAACGAACCACCCGAATCGATGGCATCGCCAAAGTGACCGGGACCGCCAAATACTCGTCCGACGTCCAACCGGAGGGCTGGCTCTTCGGGATGATTCTCCGCTCGAAATGGCCCGCCGCCCTCATCCAGTCGATCGATCTCGATAAGGCGCGAAAACACCCCGGCATCAAAGCCGCCATCCTGATCCGCGAAGGCAGCCGGAACATCCGGTATTACGGGGAAGAACTTGCCGCCGTGGCCGGTGTGTCCAAACAGGCCTGCCTCGACGCGCTCCAATTGATCCGGGTCAAGGCCAACTCTCAGCCCTTCGTGGTCAATGAGGGGGTCGCGATGGCGGAGGGCGCCCCAAAGGTCTTTGAAGGCGAATCAAACGTCGGCGAGGCCACGCTGGAGCAAAGGGGCGATCCCGATGCAGCCTTTGCCGCCGCGCATACCGTGGTTGAGGGCTTCTTCTCCACCCAGATCCAACTCCACCACCCCCTTGAAACCCACGGGACCACCGCGGACTTCCGATCGGACGAGCTGACTTCCTGGGCTTCGACCCAGGGCATCTTCAGCGTCCGCGATGGCTTGGCCGACGCCCTCGAAATTCCTCAGAACAAAGTCCGGGTGATCAGCGATTTCATGGGAGGCGGCTTCGGAGCCAAGTTCGGAGCCGGAGTCGAGGGAGTCGTCGCCGCCCGTCTCTCCAAGGAAGCCGGCGCTCCGGTCAAGCTGATGTTGACCCGGTTCGACGAAGCCCTCGCCGTCGGCAATCGACCCTCATCGTTCCAGCGGATCCGGCTCGGCTCTGACCACGAGGGCAAGCTGACCGCCTTCGACATGGATTCGTTCGGCTCCGCCGGCTACGCCAGCGGTGGCGAGACCGCCGGCGGTGGAGGGGGGGCCGGTTTTCCCGCGCCCTATATCTACCCGATCGAAAACGTCCGGGTCAAACAGGCCGGCGTGGCCATCAATGCGGGCTCCGCGCGCGCCTTCCGCGCACCCGGCCACCCCCAGGCCTCGTTCGGGATGGAATCCGTCCTCGATCAGCTGGCCGCCAGCCTTGGCATGGATCCGCTCGAGATCCGCTTGAGAAACGATCCCTCCGAAACCCGCCGCAAGGAGTACAAACTGGCGGCCGAGAAAATCGACTGGGCCGGCAAATGGCATCCGCCCGGTAAGACTCCCGGACCGATCAAGTCGGGACTCGGCTGTGCCGGAGCCACCTGGGGAGGAGGAGGGGGAGGAACCAAGGCCGAGGCCATCGTCAACTCGGACGGCACGGTCGAGATTCACTGCGGCACGCAGGATCTGGGTACAGGGACCAAGACACTCATCGCGGTCATCGCCGCCGAACTCTTCGGTCTCGAACCGACCGATATCATCGTCCGGATCGGCGACACCCGCTTCCCCCCGTCCGGTGGAAGCGGAGGCAGCACAACCGCCGCCTCGGTCTCGCCCGCCATCTACGACCTCTGCCAGAACGTGATCGCCGAGCTCGAGAAGGTCAGCGGTCTGGAGGATGTCCGCGGAACCAGCTGGAAGGCCGCTTGCCGCAAGATCGGCATCAATCCCCTGACCGTTCAGGGTCAGTGGCAGAAGGGACTCTCCTCCTCCGGCGTCGGCGGTGTCCAGATGATCGAAGTCGACGTCGACACCGAAACGGGCTTCGTCCACGTCAGAAAAGTGGTCTGCGTTCAGGACTGCGGCCTCATCGTCAACAAGCTGACCTGCGAAAGCCAGGTCAACGGCGGCATCATCATGGGGCTAGGCTATGCCCTCTACGAAAACCGGGTGATGGACGATGCCACCGGCGTGGTCCTCAACCCCAATTTCGAGACCTACAAGCTTCCCGGAGCGGCCGACATCCCGGATATTGAGATCTACCTCATCGACATGCCCGAGCGCGGCGTGATCGGCGTCGGTGAACCCGTCACCATCCCGACCGCCTCAGCCGTCGCCAATGCCGTCGCCAATGCCATCGGTGTACGGGTGGACAGCCTGCCGATCACCCCCGACAAGGTCCTCGCCGCCCTCGGCAAGGTGCCCAACCGGACTCCCGAACTGGCCCGCGCCGCCTCGCAGAGACTCTTCGAATCCTTCAATCGGATTTCCCTTTCTCCCTTCGCCCAAGACAAGGTTCTTCCCGTATGA
- a CDS encoding FAD binding domain-containing protein, which translates to MKPFAYVSAQSPESAPEMVRDKGAWLAGGIDLLGLLKESLIEKTTLVNVKGLPGTNAITPGQAAWTIGANTTIATIAAHPGIRKTFPGLAEAAAEVASPQIRNVSTLAGNLAQHSRCWYYRHRDVKCLKNGGPTCYARTGENKYHSLFSGNPCISPVVSNLATALSAFDATVVLWRRNKEISLTMAELYENAWTNPLAHHSLRDDDLILRVSIPTDRTHSAYLQASERSDFDWALVSCAAAARLDSGRLSDCRVVLGAVAPVPYENEEVNSFLNDRILDQATATEAADLLLAPAEPLEHNGYKIPLAKALVRRTLLQLNH; encoded by the coding sequence ATGAAACCCTTCGCCTACGTATCTGCCCAAAGCCCCGAATCGGCACCCGAAATGGTCCGCGACAAAGGGGCCTGGCTCGCCGGAGGCATCGACCTCCTCGGCCTCCTCAAGGAATCGTTGATCGAGAAAACGACTCTCGTGAACGTCAAGGGACTGCCGGGCACGAATGCGATCACTCCCGGTCAGGCCGCCTGGACAATCGGCGCCAATACGACCATCGCCACGATCGCCGCCCATCCCGGTATCCGGAAGACCTTCCCGGGACTGGCCGAGGCCGCCGCCGAAGTGGCCTCCCCCCAGATCCGCAATGTTTCCACTCTCGCGGGCAACCTCGCCCAACATTCCCGCTGCTGGTATTATCGGCACCGCGATGTCAAATGCCTCAAGAACGGCGGACCCACCTGCTACGCCCGAACCGGCGAGAACAAATACCACAGCCTCTTCAGCGGAAATCCCTGCATCAGCCCCGTCGTCTCCAATCTGGCCACCGCCCTCTCCGCCTTCGATGCCACCGTCGTCCTCTGGCGCCGTAATAAGGAAATCAGCCTGACCATGGCGGAACTCTACGAAAACGCCTGGACCAATCCCCTCGCCCACCATTCCCTTCGAGACGACGACCTGATCCTGCGCGTATCCATCCCGACCGACCGGACACACAGCGCCTATCTGCAGGCGAGTGAGCGAAGCGATTTCGACTGGGCCCTGGTCAGTTGCGCGGCCGCCGCCCGATTGGACTCCGGTCGCCTGAGCGATTGCCGGGTCGTCCTCGGCGCCGTCGCGCCTGTTCCCTACGAGAACGAAGAGGTGAACAGCTTTCTCAACGACAGGATCCTCGACCAAGCGACCGCCACGGAAGCCGCCGACCTGCTCCTGGCCCCGGCTGAACCGCTGGAGCACAATGGCTACAAGATCCCTCTGGCCAAGGCCCTCGTCCGCCGAACCCTCCTCCAACTCAATCACTGA
- a CDS encoding class I SAM-dependent methyltransferase — protein sequence MSDADPADWYAHPLYYDIVFDGDTGKEADFLEAVLKHYGPTARGAKATVLEPACGSGRLVLELARRGHRVDGFDLSRPMLRYARLRQRAQPPAIRNRISFREARMQSFRPMANHYDLAHCLLSTFKYLLTGKDAAAHLRRIARALKPGGLYVLGIHLADYRNRRRDHERWVGERDGIRVTCDTRTGPPNPRTRIEHLSNRLRVRRSGIRKTETITTRWTCRTYDAGQLGDLIASIPEFEIAGSHDFTHQLAIRRPFDDSQEDLVLVLRKRIKRELC from the coding sequence TTGAGCGACGCAGACCCAGCCGACTGGTACGCGCACCCGCTCTATTACGACATCGTCTTCGATGGCGATACCGGGAAGGAGGCGGACTTCCTCGAAGCCGTCCTCAAGCACTACGGGCCGACAGCCAGGGGAGCCAAAGCCACCGTTCTCGAACCCGCCTGCGGCAGCGGACGACTCGTTCTCGAACTGGCCCGCCGCGGACACCGGGTCGATGGGTTCGACCTCAGCCGACCAATGCTGCGCTACGCCCGCCTGCGGCAGCGCGCCCAGCCCCCCGCCATCCGGAACCGCATCTCCTTCCGCGAGGCCCGCATGCAGTCCTTCCGGCCAATGGCCAATCATTACGACCTGGCCCATTGCCTGCTCAGCACCTTCAAGTACCTGCTGACCGGGAAGGACGCCGCGGCCCACCTGCGCCGCATCGCCCGGGCCCTGAAACCGGGCGGCCTCTATGTCCTCGGAATCCATCTCGCCGATTACCGGAACCGCCGCCGCGACCACGAACGCTGGGTCGGCGAACGCGACGGCATCCGGGTGACCTGCGACACCCGCACCGGCCCGCCCAACCCCCGGACTCGGATCGAACATCTGAGCAACCGGCTTCGCGTCCGCCGATCCGGTATCCGTAAAACGGAGACCATCACCACCCGCTGGACCTGCCGCACCTACGATGCCGGTCAATTGGGTGACCTGATCGCGTCCATCCCGGAATTCGAGATCGCCGGATCCCACGACTTCACCCACCAACTCGCCATCCGCCGCCCCTTCGACGATTCCCAGGAAGACCTCGTCCTCGTCCTCCGCAAGCGGATCAAGAGGGAATTGTGCTGA
- a CDS encoding cupin domain-containing protein yields the protein MGDGRYDRKRRHLSVALGYSKKHRHPFDVEFTVVAPGKYNCPHHSHSKMTEFFIIISGEGRVERNDDVFEVGPGDCFIQHPGTFHHILNTSETAELFFYIIADEVDGCELTINRP from the coding sequence GTGGGGGATGGGCGTTACGACCGGAAGCGTCGGCACCTGTCGGTGGCGTTGGGATATTCGAAGAAGCACCGTCACCCTTTCGATGTGGAATTCACCGTGGTGGCGCCTGGCAAATACAATTGCCCGCACCACAGTCATTCAAAGATGACCGAGTTCTTCATCATCATCTCCGGAGAAGGGCGGGTTGAGCGGAACGACGACGTCTTCGAGGTCGGACCCGGGGATTGCTTCATCCAGCATCCCGGAACCTTTCACCATATCCTGAACACCAGCGAGACCGCGGAGTTGTTCTTCTACATCATCGCCGACGAAGTGGACGGGTGTGAGCTGACGATCAATCGGCCCTAG
- a CDS encoding Gfo/Idh/MocA family oxidoreductase — protein sequence MNPSLTRRQFLKNSSAAAAVAGLYAMTPKARAQSDDSPDIVRVAAIGCGGRMSTDLKNFIEACTLLGLRAEITALADAFPDQTARTADRFGVPAGRCFFGFGAYREALKTDAEFVLLATPPNFRPLHLEAALEADKHVFMEKPVAVDPAGCRKVIELGGVAERKRLAIVAGTQRRHELNYLQNAARVQAGAIGQILGGAVYWNGTVPWIYERQPGWSDAEYLARNWVNFWEMSGDHITEQHVHNLDVANWFIGRPPESALGMGGRARRESGNQYDFFSVDYDYGNGVHINSQCRQISGCYDRVGEFFRGTKGEVHGGGRITGLDVPIPDFKVASENGTVQEMVDLINSVIDDQPLNEARQVAESTATAIMGRLSAYTGEIVRWSDMMLNPESEFYSIRALPAAGDFETGTVILPPENTVALPGDGEPIRRRG from the coding sequence ATGAACCCTTCGCTTACCCGCCGCCAGTTCCTCAAGAATTCATCGGCCGCCGCCGCGGTCGCCGGCCTCTACGCCATGACGCCGAAAGCCCGCGCCCAATCGGACGACAGTCCGGATATCGTCCGCGTCGCCGCCATCGGCTGCGGGGGCAGGATGAGCACGGATCTGAAGAATTTCATCGAGGCCTGCACCCTCCTGGGCCTCCGGGCCGAAATCACCGCCCTGGCCGACGCCTTCCCCGACCAGACGGCCAGGACCGCGGACCGTTTCGGCGTCCCGGCCGGCCGCTGCTTTTTCGGGTTCGGCGCCTACCGTGAAGCCCTCAAGACCGATGCGGAATTCGTCCTCCTCGCTACCCCGCCCAACTTCCGTCCCCTCCACCTTGAGGCTGCCCTTGAGGCCGACAAACATGTCTTCATGGAGAAGCCGGTCGCGGTCGATCCCGCAGGCTGCCGCAAGGTGATCGAGCTCGGCGGCGTGGCCGAGCGAAAGCGTCTCGCCATCGTGGCCGGAACCCAGCGGCGCCACGAACTGAATTACCTGCAGAACGCCGCCCGGGTCCAGGCGGGTGCCATCGGCCAAATCCTTGGCGGAGCCGTCTACTGGAATGGCACCGTCCCGTGGATCTACGAACGACAGCCCGGATGGAGCGATGCCGAATACCTCGCCCGCAACTGGGTCAATTTCTGGGAAATGTCCGGCGACCACATCACCGAACAGCACGTCCACAACCTCGACGTGGCCAATTGGTTCATCGGCCGTCCCCCGGAGAGCGCCCTCGGCATGGGCGGCCGCGCACGCCGGGAATCCGGCAACCAATACGATTTCTTCAGCGTCGACTACGACTACGGAAACGGCGTCCACATCAACAGCCAATGCCGGCAGATCTCCGGTTGCTACGACCGGGTCGGTGAATTCTTCCGCGGGACAAAGGGCGAGGTCCACGGCGGTGGCCGGATCACCGGACTCGACGTCCCCATTCCCGATTTCAAAGTCGCTTCCGAGAACGGGACCGTCCAGGAAATGGTCGATCTGATCAACAGCGTGATCGACGACCAGCCTCTGAACGAAGCCCGTCAGGTGGCGGAATCCACCGCCACCGCCATCATGGGCCGCCTCTCCGCCTATACCGGGGAAATCGTCCGCTGGAGCGACATGATGCTCAACCCGGAATCCGAGTTCTACTCGATCAGGGCCTTACCCGCCGCCGGAGATTTCGAAACCGGAACCGTCATCCTCCCACCGGAGAACACCGTCGCCCTGCCCGGCGACGGCGAGCCCATCCGCCGCAGAGGCTGA
- the htpG gene encoding molecular chaperone HtpG, with product MSTTTPERFEFQAEIKQLLNIVVHSLYTDKEIFVRELVSNASDALEKFRHLRLTEKEVFDDRLELEINITTDDTAKTITIQDFGLGMSHDDLVENLGTIAHSGSKKFLQALSEGGEKNANLIGQFGVGFYSAFMVAKTVKVYSRSWHLEGTGHCWTSDGSGSYEIEEADGQRRGTKVVVELNDESKEFAKADRIKEILRRYSSFVPFPINLNGEKINTVQALWLRNKNEIKDEEYTEFYKFQANAFDEPRYRLHFSADAPLAIQSLLFVPKDNIERFGMGRLDPSVALYCRKIQIDAHPKNLLPEWLRFLKGVVDSEDLPLNISRETMQDSSLVEKLNRVITGRFLRFLDEEASKRSEAYLEFYKEFAVYLKEGAATDFANREKIAKLLRYESSLTEKGKLTSFDDYVSRMKEDQKEIYYLLGPNRAALESGPYLEAFKARNLEVLFLYEAVDDFVMSNLREYGEKKLVAIDQSDLKLEDTPEPAGESLDADTTKKLCLWIRDRLGDKVAEVSGSTRLVDSPAMALNADKMMSAQMRRMMRAMNRDEEMPLKVNLEINPRHTLIRRLNDVHESKPELAQMIIEQVFDNALIAAGLLEDARPMVERIYRILETAADSK from the coding sequence ATGAGCACAACCACACCTGAACGATTTGAATTCCAGGCTGAGATCAAGCAGCTCCTCAACATCGTCGTCCACTCGCTCTACACGGACAAGGAGATCTTTGTCCGGGAGCTGGTTTCGAATGCCTCCGACGCTCTCGAGAAATTCCGGCATCTGCGGTTGACCGAGAAGGAAGTCTTCGACGATCGCCTCGAGCTCGAGATCAACATCACGACCGACGACACGGCCAAGACGATCACCATCCAGGACTTCGGATTGGGGATGAGTCACGACGATCTGGTCGAGAATCTCGGTACGATCGCCCACTCGGGCTCCAAGAAGTTTCTCCAGGCTCTGTCCGAAGGCGGTGAAAAAAACGCCAACCTGATCGGCCAGTTCGGGGTGGGCTTCTACAGTGCCTTCATGGTGGCCAAGACGGTCAAGGTCTACTCGCGTTCCTGGCACCTGGAAGGGACGGGCCATTGCTGGACGAGCGACGGTTCCGGTTCCTACGAGATCGAGGAGGCGGATGGACAGCGGCGCGGCACCAAGGTCGTGGTCGAGCTGAACGATGAATCGAAGGAGTTCGCCAAGGCCGACCGGATCAAGGAGATCCTCCGGCGGTATTCAAGTTTTGTCCCGTTCCCGATCAATCTGAACGGGGAAAAGATCAACACGGTCCAAGCGCTCTGGCTGCGGAACAAGAACGAAATCAAGGACGAGGAATACACCGAGTTCTACAAGTTCCAGGCCAACGCCTTTGACGAGCCCCGTTACCGTCTGCATTTCAGCGCTGATGCGCCTCTCGCCATCCAGTCTCTTCTTTTCGTACCGAAGGATAATATCGAGCGTTTCGGGATGGGGCGGCTGGATCCATCGGTCGCACTCTATTGCCGGAAGATCCAGATCGACGCTCATCCGAAGAATCTGCTGCCCGAATGGCTGCGTTTCCTCAAGGGGGTGGTCGACAGCGAGGATCTTCCCCTGAACATTTCGCGAGAGACGATGCAGGACAGCAGCCTGGTCGAGAAGCTCAACCGGGTCATCACCGGTCGCTTTCTGCGCTTTCTCGATGAGGAGGCTTCGAAGCGGTCGGAGGCCTACCTCGAGTTCTACAAGGAATTTGCCGTTTACCTGAAGGAGGGGGCGGCCACCGACTTTGCGAACCGGGAGAAGATCGCCAAGCTGCTGCGCTACGAATCGTCCCTGACCGAGAAGGGGAAGCTGACCAGCTTTGACGATTACGTCTCGAGGATGAAGGAGGATCAGAAGGAGATCTATTACCTGCTGGGCCCGAACCGTGCGGCGCTTGAGAGCGGTCCCTATCTGGAAGCCTTCAAGGCCCGCAATCTGGAGGTGCTCTTTCTTTACGAAGCAGTGGATGATTTCGTCATGTCCAATCTCCGTGAATACGGGGAGAAGAAGCTGGTGGCTATCGATCAGTCCGATCTCAAGCTGGAGGACACCCCGGAGCCGGCAGGCGAGAGTCTCGACGCCGACACCACGAAGAAGCTCTGCCTGTGGATCCGTGACCGGCTCGGCGACAAGGTGGCGGAGGTGAGCGGAAGCACCCGGCTGGTCGACAGTCCGGCCATGGCGCTCAATGCCGACAAGATGATGAGCGCGCAGATGCGGCGGATGATGCGGGCGATGAACCGGGACGAGGAGATGCCGCTGAAGGTGAACCTCGAGATCAATCCGCGGCATACCCTCATCCGGCGTCTGAACGACGTTCACGAAAGCAAGCCGGAGCTGGCACAGATGATCATCGAGCAGGTCTTCGACAACGCGCTGATCGCGGCGGGCCTGCTCGAGGACGCCCGGCCGATGGTGGAGCGGATCTACCGGATTCTCGAGACGGCGGCCGATTCGAAGTAG
- the astD gene encoding succinylglutamate-semialdehyde dehydrogenase, producing MSRGLFIYNKWIHEAGPELGSTDPVTGQVVWKGCTARPQEIDAAVAAARVAAADWAKQELSQRREIIERFAGLLEEHSGAMALAISREVGKPDWEAATEVRSMIGKVELSIEAHERRCASFVGGTAVARFRPHGVVAVLGPFNFPGHLPNGHIVPALLAGNTVVFKPSEQAPLVAEETVALWEKAGLPAGVLNLVQGGGDVGAHLVEHPGVDGVFFTGSARAGVAINTRLAGTPQKILALEMGGNNPLIVHRVVDREAAVLLTLQSAFLSAGQRCTCARRLIVERAEAGDAFLEALVTGAARIRVGHHTERPEPFMGPVISPVAAEAVLKAQAGWVARGGRSLLESRRLRAGSGLLSPGIIDVTEMVEREDGEVFGPLLQVIRVDTFDAAIEEANRTVFGLAAGLISDDREAYEVFRRRIRAGLINWNQQLTGASGAVPFGGVGLSGNHRPCGFFAADYCSYPVASIEIPEVRRPATLPPGLE from the coding sequence GTGAGTCGGGGCCTATTTATATACAATAAATGGATACATGAAGCCGGGCCGGAGCTGGGGTCGACCGATCCGGTGACCGGCCAGGTTGTCTGGAAAGGGTGCACGGCCCGGCCGCAGGAGATTGATGCGGCGGTGGCCGCGGCCCGGGTGGCGGCCGCGGACTGGGCTAAGCAGGAATTGAGTCAGCGACGCGAGATCATTGAACGCTTTGCCGGTCTGCTCGAAGAGCATTCCGGTGCGATGGCCCTGGCGATCTCGCGCGAAGTGGGCAAGCCGGACTGGGAGGCGGCGACGGAGGTCAGGTCGATGATCGGGAAGGTGGAGCTTTCGATCGAGGCCCACGAGCGCCGCTGCGCTTCGTTCGTCGGCGGAACGGCGGTGGCCCGTTTCCGGCCGCACGGGGTGGTGGCGGTGCTGGGCCCGTTCAATTTCCCGGGGCACCTTCCCAACGGGCATATCGTGCCGGCGTTGCTGGCCGGGAATACGGTGGTTTTCAAACCGAGTGAACAGGCGCCGCTGGTGGCGGAGGAAACGGTGGCGTTGTGGGAAAAGGCCGGGTTGCCGGCCGGGGTGCTCAACCTGGTCCAGGGCGGCGGGGACGTCGGTGCCCACCTCGTCGAGCATCCGGGGGTGGATGGGGTCTTTTTTACCGGGAGTGCCCGGGCGGGTGTCGCGATCAATACCCGGTTGGCGGGAACACCTCAGAAGATCCTTGCCCTGGAGATGGGCGGGAACAACCCGCTGATCGTTCACCGGGTCGTGGACCGGGAGGCGGCGGTTCTGCTCACCCTGCAATCGGCGTTTCTTTCAGCCGGGCAGCGCTGCACCTGTGCCCGGCGCCTCATCGTCGAGCGAGCGGAGGCGGGGGACGCGTTTCTTGAGGCTCTGGTGACGGGGGCGGCGAGGATCCGGGTCGGTCACCACACGGAGCGGCCCGAACCCTTCATGGGTCCGGTTATTTCGCCAGTGGCTGCAGAGGCGGTTCTGAAGGCGCAGGCCGGATGGGTGGCGCGCGGAGGCCGGTCTCTTCTGGAATCGCGGAGGTTGCGAGCGGGCTCGGGGTTGCTTTCGCCGGGGATCATTGATGTGACCGAGATGGTGGAGCGGGAAGATGGCGAGGTCTTTGGACCGCTTCTTCAGGTGATTCGGGTCGATACCTTCGATGCGGCGATTGAGGAGGCGAACCGGACGGTCTTTGGACTGGCGGCCGGACTGATCAGTGACGACCGCGAGGCCTATGAGGTGTTCCGGAGGCGCATCCGGGCGGGGTTGATCAATTGGAATCAGCAACTGACCGGGGCAAGCGGAGCGGTGCCGTTCGGGGGGGTCGGGTTGAGCGGGAACCATCGGCCGTGCGGATTCTTTGCGGCGGATTATTGCAGCTACCCGGTGGCTTCAATCGAAATCCCCGAAGTGCGGCGGCCGGCAACGTTGCCGCCGGGGTTGGAGTGA
- a CDS encoding arginine N-succinyltransferase — protein MNGAVVRPVRPDDLDALVEMAGAIRGGMTSLPPDRDVLAQKIDESLRAFDARIRKPGGEFYLFVLEEGADGAIAGTAGIVARVGGFDPFYSYEIRHETFSHEPLNLNREVEVLHLKTNHKGPSEVCSLYLRPASRRSGRGRLLSLSRFLFMAMFPQRFDREVLSEMRGFIDESGRSPFWESVGRHFFQNDFATADFLSGLGNKSFIEDLMPEYPIYVTLLPEEVQKVIGRVHPATEPALRLLHEEGFTFANEVDIFDAGPLLRAETRKVRTIASSRVARLESIGEIGERPVDSLIAWGGLDFRCCLGAAEAAGEGRLSIRMEDADKGSLKPGDEVRVSPLRG, from the coding sequence ATGAACGGGGCGGTGGTCAGGCCGGTCCGTCCCGACGATCTGGATGCGCTTGTCGAGATGGCTGGTGCGATTCGTGGCGGGATGACCAGCCTGCCGCCGGATCGCGATGTCCTGGCCCAGAAGATTGATGAATCGCTCCGGGCCTTTGACGCGCGAATCCGCAAGCCCGGAGGGGAGTTTTACCTCTTTGTCCTGGAGGAAGGAGCCGACGGGGCGATCGCCGGAACCGCGGGCATCGTGGCGCGGGTCGGGGGCTTCGATCCCTTTTACTCCTACGAGATCAGGCACGAGACGTTCAGTCATGAACCCCTCAACCTGAATCGGGAGGTTGAGGTTCTGCATCTCAAGACCAACCACAAGGGGCCTTCGGAGGTCTGCAGTCTTTATCTTCGCCCCGCGAGCCGCCGGTCGGGCCGGGGGCGCCTGCTATCGCTTTCGCGCTTTCTCTTCATGGCCATGTTTCCGCAGCGGTTTGATCGGGAAGTGCTTTCCGAGATGCGCGGTTTCATCGATGAATCGGGTCGCTCGCCCTTCTGGGAATCGGTCGGCCGTCATTTCTTCCAGAATGATTTTGCGACTGCGGATTTCCTGAGTGGTCTCGGCAATAAGTCCTTCATCGAAGACCTGATGCCGGAGTATCCGATCTACGTGACCCTTCTGCCGGAGGAGGTTCAAAAGGTGATCGGCCGGGTGCATCCGGCCACCGAGCCGGCTCTTCGCCTGCTCCATGAGGAGGGCTTTACCTTCGCCAACGAAGTCGACATCTTCGATGCGGGCCCGCTGCTTCGGGCCGAGACCAGGAAGGTGCGGACCATCGCCTCCAGTCGGGTGGCCAGGTTGGAATCGATCGGGGAGATCGGCGAGCGGCCTGTCGATTCGCTCATAGCCTGGGGTGGGCTGGATTTCCGCTGTTGTCTCGGAGCGGCCGAGGCGGCGGGAGAAGGCCGTTTGTCCATCCGGATGGAGGACGCGGACAAGGGTTCTCTGAAGCCGGGTGACGAAGTGCGGGTCAGCCCGCTGAGAGGTTGA